A genome region from Geobacter pickeringii includes the following:
- a CDS encoding DUF444 family protein, with protein sequence MESSAYDLGRILTERFNLPNLKEKGKKSSLSHYTYDLTDRNRGFGQVLEKKQTLRRIIETNINLGTIDDVSEIDTTRLLIDPRDRIYRILSRELEYESQALVFFVRDYSGSMEGKATEVICSQHVLIYSWLLYQFARQVESRFVLHDNDAREVPDFYTYYNLQVAGGTRVAAALRLVNDIVEKESLAKDYNIYVFHGTDGDDWDTNGEETIPELRRMLTYANRVGITIAEHTYGSSGNTEVERYLKKSGLLEEKQELLRLDVMGEDADETRVIDGIRRLIS encoded by the coding sequence CTGGAATCCTCCGCCTACGACCTGGGACGGATCCTGACCGAGCGGTTCAACCTCCCGAACCTGAAGGAAAAGGGGAAGAAGAGCTCCCTCTCCCACTACACCTACGACCTCACCGACCGCAACCGCGGCTTCGGTCAGGTCCTGGAGAAGAAGCAGACCCTGCGGCGGATCATCGAGACGAACATCAACCTCGGGACCATCGATGACGTCTCGGAGATCGACACGACCCGTCTCCTCATCGACCCCCGGGACCGGATCTACCGCATCCTCTCCCGGGAGCTGGAGTACGAGTCCCAGGCCCTCGTCTTCTTCGTCCGTGACTACTCGGGCTCCATGGAGGGGAAGGCGACGGAGGTGATCTGCTCGCAGCACGTGCTGATCTACAGCTGGCTCCTCTACCAGTTCGCCAGGCAGGTGGAGTCGCGGTTCGTCCTCCACGACAACGACGCGCGGGAGGTGCCGGACTTCTACACCTACTACAACCTCCAGGTGGCGGGGGGAACCCGGGTGGCGGCGGCGCTGCGGCTCGTGAACGACATCGTGGAGAAAGAGAGCCTGGCCAAGGATTACAATATCTACGTCTTCCACGGCACCGACGGCGACGACTGGGACACCAACGGCGAGGAGACCATCCCCGAGCTGCGGCGGATGCTCACCTACGCCAACCGGGTCGGGATCACCATCGCCGAGCATACCTACGGCTCCAGCGGCAACACCGAGGTAGAGCGCTACCTCAAGAAATCGGGGCTCCTGGAGGAAAAGCAGGAGCTCCTCCGGCTGGACGTCATGGGGGAAGACGCCGACGAGACGCGGGTTATCGACGGGATCAGACGGCTTATTTCCTGA
- a CDS encoding SpoVR family protein, whose protein sequence is MQLIDQHTKSIMEGCKERARDAGLRFSDETLEYIVTNRDMLELHPKVMIPTLYDYWVHDVEVLKEKGKYELYPHNPYETVINTRPPISFYNDNNPDWLNVMIFYHVLAHIDFFQNNIFFRHTWEYDLTGKALADKRLIARLRSEHGRWVDYVIEFARSIDNLVGYFDVLSGHFRGERPPFSRRLDYYFDVFLQTVKRVKTAAYVKEIERYNQCLRDNPELGEEAFFADVVVKHPEFEALFLKSLKEKKAQRLDLMQFIMEQSPFLNRDENRWMKGVLEVVRSTSVYFQPQIRTKIMNEGWASYWHETLFLTDERIAGHEVDFARVHSGVTSLPRVGLNPYAIGMRLFQQIEEMADKGRISLEFQRLADIDSRKKFDRATGTGREFIFAVRENLCDFSFITRYVDQDFVDRHDLFVVGKRLDKARMRWQYYVKSRKAEAYREMLLDALYHPPRIEVDPKKGGGEYLYLNHTFEGKPLVKDFIANSLMGIEYLWGGPVKLETTEAGLPPPEEAVKTTREEEKKIHWRRFVYTMENRTLSRTVL, encoded by the coding sequence ATGCAACTCATTGACCAGCATACGAAATCGATCATGGAGGGGTGCAAGGAGCGGGCTCGCGATGCGGGGCTGCGCTTCTCGGACGAAACCCTCGAATACATCGTCACCAACCGGGACATGCTGGAGCTCCACCCGAAGGTGATGATCCCGACCCTCTACGACTACTGGGTCCATGACGTGGAGGTGCTGAAGGAGAAGGGGAAGTACGAGCTCTACCCCCACAACCCCTACGAGACGGTCATCAATACCCGTCCCCCCATCTCCTTCTACAACGACAACAACCCCGACTGGCTCAACGTGATGATCTTCTATCACGTGCTGGCCCACATCGACTTCTTCCAGAACAACATCTTCTTCCGCCACACCTGGGAATACGACCTGACCGGCAAGGCCCTGGCCGACAAGCGGCTCATCGCGCGGCTGCGCTCCGAGCACGGCCGCTGGGTCGACTACGTCATCGAGTTCGCCCGCTCCATCGACAACCTGGTGGGATACTTCGATGTCCTCTCGGGGCACTTCCGGGGAGAGCGCCCCCCCTTCTCCCGACGGCTCGACTACTACTTCGACGTCTTCCTCCAGACGGTGAAGCGGGTGAAGACCGCCGCCTACGTCAAGGAGATCGAGCGCTACAACCAGTGCCTGCGGGACAACCCGGAGCTCGGCGAAGAAGCGTTCTTTGCCGACGTGGTGGTGAAGCATCCGGAGTTCGAGGCGCTCTTCCTCAAGAGCCTTAAGGAGAAGAAGGCGCAGCGGCTCGACCTCATGCAGTTCATCATGGAGCAGTCGCCGTTCCTGAACCGGGACGAGAACCGGTGGATGAAGGGGGTGCTGGAGGTGGTCCGGTCGACCTCGGTCTACTTCCAGCCCCAGATCCGGACCAAGATCATGAACGAGGGGTGGGCGAGCTACTGGCATGAGACGCTCTTCCTGACCGATGAGCGGATCGCCGGCCACGAGGTCGACTTCGCCCGGGTCCACTCGGGGGTCACCTCGTTGCCGCGGGTCGGCCTCAACCCCTACGCCATCGGGATGCGGCTCTTCCAGCAGATCGAGGAGATGGCCGACAAGGGACGGATTTCCCTTGAATTCCAGCGCCTCGCCGACATCGACTCCCGGAAGAAGTTCGATCGCGCCACCGGCACGGGGCGGGAGTTCATCTTCGCGGTGCGGGAGAACCTCTGCGACTTCTCGTTCATCACCCGCTACGTCGACCAGGACTTCGTCGACCGCCACGACCTCTTCGTGGTCGGCAAGCGGCTCGACAAGGCGCGGATGCGCTGGCAGTACTACGTTAAGAGCCGCAAGGCCGAGGCCTACCGGGAGATGCTCCTCGACGCCCTCTACCACCCGCCGCGGATCGAGGTTGATCCGAAGAAGGGGGGAGGGGAGTACCTCTACCTCAACCACACCTTCGAGGGAAAGCCGCTGGTGAAGGACTTCATTGCCAACTCCCTCATGGGGATCGAGTACCTCTGGGGGGGACCGGTGAAGCTGGAAACGACCGAGGCGGGGCTCCCCCCGCCCGAGGAGGCGGTGAAGACGACGCGGGAAGAAGAGAAGAAGATCCACTGGCGCCGGTTCGTCTACACCATGGAGAACCGGACCCTTTCGCGAACCGTTCTCTGA